A single window of Atribacterota bacterium DNA harbors:
- a CDS encoding zinc-binding dehydrogenase, protein MTKLSKAAVLKAPGEIGIQFFPVIKPGKGAAVCRMIVSGICGTDKHSYNGETLQYKGTPNEIDIPFPIIQGHENVMIIEEIDKEGSKKLEYNGTVLKPGDRVTMCPDVVCGKCYYCKNFPNYPWCDNMQFSYGNMRSCKNPNYLYGGFSEYIYIEPGTRLYKIPDDLPDEMAVLTELMCVTYTLDKAKEFNSFSLEGFNFGDTIVIQGSGPLGLAHIIKARMMGAGEIIVTDVSNYKLDLARQFGADKTLNILETNEDERIDLVMQETQGRGCDLVVECVGKPFVVPEGLKMLRKAGMYLEPGNFVDCGGININIHTICSKNLRIIGMSNHSHTGYKQTMEMMLRGKDRFPWKKFISHQFKLDDAEKAILTSMTDESMKVLIKPKL, encoded by the coding sequence ATGACAAAATTAAGTAAAGCTGCTGTATTAAAGGCACCAGGTGAAATTGGAATACAGTTTTTTCCTGTAATAAAGCCGGGAAAAGGTGCTGCAGTATGTCGTATGATTGTATCAGGTATTTGTGGAACCGATAAGCATAGTTATAATGGAGAAACGTTACAGTACAAAGGTACTCCAAATGAAATTGACATCCCTTTCCCAATTATTCAAGGTCATGAAAATGTTATGATTATTGAGGAAATTGATAAAGAAGGTAGTAAAAAACTTGAGTACAATGGTACGGTATTGAAACCTGGTGATCGTGTTACTATGTGTCCAGATGTAGTCTGTGGAAAATGTTATTATTGTAAAAACTTTCCTAACTATCCATGGTGCGATAACATGCAGTTTAGTTATGGAAATATGCGGTCATGTAAAAATCCAAACTACCTATATGGTGGTTTCTCTGAATATATTTATATTGAGCCAGGCACAAGATTATATAAAATCCCAGACGATCTTCCAGATGAGATGGCAGTTCTGACAGAGCTTATGTGCGTAACCTATACCCTTGATAAAGCTAAGGAATTTAATTCATTTTCCCTTGAAGGATTTAACTTTGGAGACACTATTGTCATACAGGGAAGTGGACCACTAGGACTAGCTCATATTATAAAAGCACGAATGATGGGAGCAGGGGAAATTATAGTTACAGATGTATCTAATTATAAGTTAGATTTAGCACGTCAGTTTGGTGCAGATAAAACCTTAAATATTTTAGAAACTAATGAAGATGAACGGATTGATTTAGTTATGCAAGAGACTCAAGGCAGAGGTTGTGATTTAGTTGTTGAATGTGTAGGTAAACCTTTTGTTGTTCCAGAAGGATTGAAAATGCTTCGTAAAGCAGGAATGTATTTAGAGCCAGGTAATTTTGTAGATTGTGGTGGAATTAACATCAACATCCATACAATTTGTTCGAAGAATCTAAGAATTATAGGAATGTCTAATCACTCTCACACTGGTTATAAACAAACCATGGAAATGATGTTACGGGGAAAAGACAGATTTCCCTGGAAAAAGTTTATAAGTCATCAGTTTAAACTAGATGATGCAGAAAAAGCCATTTTAACAAGCATGACAGATGAAAGTATGAAAGTACTAATAAAGCCTAAGCTATAA
- a CDS encoding LacI family DNA-binding transcriptional regulator: protein MKKQITIKEIAKIAETSVSTVAKSLKDSNEISIATKKKILDLAHKYNYRPNQVARSLRLSKSTVIGMLIPDNSNLYYARLLRGAEDIARENNFSIVIGNTGENSEHEKEQLNAMLELRVAGLLTTPIKEDNYYSLDIPFVFLSRTNLDEFSKNINYSINNDIKGAYLAVEYLIKQGKKSIFFVSGPSDISIAIQRTEGMKKALEKYNLEFKQENILYNYITVDEGYEALKSIAKKYPPPFGIFCSSDNLAIGVLAAAREKNYHITNDIGIVGYDDINIIKYLDYPLTTIRQDIYQIGAQGAKILIDILKEKPRDNLLKQVIFEPELIVRKT from the coding sequence TTGAAGAAACAAATCACAATTAAAGAAATTGCTAAAATAGCTGAAACATCTGTGTCTACAGTGGCTAAGTCGCTTAAAGATAGCAATGAAATTTCAATTGCAACAAAGAAAAAGATATTAGATTTAGCACATAAGTATAATTATCGTCCAAATCAAGTTGCCCGCTCTCTTCGTTTAAGCAAAAGTACAGTAATAGGGATGCTTATTCCGGATAATTCCAATTTATATTATGCTAGGCTTCTAAGAGGAGCAGAGGATATTGCAAGAGAAAATAATTTTTCCATTGTTATTGGAAATACTGGTGAAAATTCTGAACATGAGAAAGAGCAATTGAATGCAATGCTGGAACTGCGTGTGGCAGGTCTTTTGACAACACCAATTAAGGAAGATAATTATTATTCTCTTGATATTCCTTTTGTTTTTCTTTCAAGAACTAATTTGGATGAATTCAGTAAAAATATTAATTACTCTATAAATAATGATATTAAAGGTGCGTATCTGGCAGTAGAATATTTAATTAAACAAGGCAAAAAGAGTATATTTTTTGTCTCAGGTCCTTCTGATATAAGTATAGCCATACAACGTACTGAAGGAATGAAAAAAGCACTTGAGAAGTACAATTTGGAATTTAAACAAGAGAATATACTCTATAATTATATAACAGTAGACGAAGGATATGAGGCATTAAAAAGCATTGCAAAAAAATACCCACCTCCTTTTGGCATTTTTTGTTCCTCAGATAATCTTGCTATTGGTGTTTTAGCTGCAGCTAGAGAAAAAAATTATCATATTACAAATGATATAGGAATTGTAGGATATGATGATATCAATATAATTAAATATCTAGATTACCCTTTGACAACTATTCGCCAGGATATTTATCAGATTGGTGCCCAAGGTGCAAAAATTTTAATTGATATTTTAAAAGAAAAGCCTAGAGATAATTTATTAAAACAAGTTATTTTTGAACCAGAGTTAATAGTAAGGAAAACTTAA
- a CDS encoding tripartite tricarboxylate transporter permease has product MAIIQGFLYVLHPSHFPFLLLGVIGGIIVGAIPGLTGSVGIILLLPFIYYLDVSTAIVMLCGMFCGAIYGGSISAILISTPGTPSAAATVLDGYPLSQKGEAGKAIGVATIASATGGIISTFCLMFIAPQLARLALKFGPEEYFSLMIFGLTIIASVSGRSLVKGLIAGFFGLLIATVGLDPVTGYARFSFNIPNLMRGFSTLPVLIGLFAISQIFIQLEEKILKERIIHPDQKITNVLPSFRELKRLLTVIIPASFLGTFIGIIPGTGGTIAAFLAYNEAKRWSKDPESFGKGNIMGVAAPEAANNGTTGGAMVPLLSLGIPGDAVTAVMLGALILIGIRPGPLLFREHPEIVNPIFAGMFLANVLILILGILSIRLFPKILKTPDSILFPVIFALCFLGAFSLNNSIYDMLIALIFGIIGYIMRKNGFPVAPVVLGVILGPIVEDELGRALIISHGNWKVLFQSPIAIFFYIISILSLLYSLKRQLPVRQKIN; this is encoded by the coding sequence TTGGCAATCATTCAAGGATTTTTATATGTTTTACATCCATCGCATTTCCCTTTTCTTTTATTAGGGGTTATAGGAGGCATAATTGTTGGTGCAATTCCCGGACTGACTGGTTCGGTCGGTATAATTTTGTTGCTGCCTTTTATATATTATCTGGATGTAAGTACAGCAATTGTTATGCTTTGTGGAATGTTCTGTGGGGCAATTTATGGTGGTTCAATTTCAGCTATCTTAATATCTACACCAGGTACTCCTTCTGCAGCTGCAACGGTTCTTGATGGGTATCCTTTGTCTCAAAAAGGTGAAGCGGGAAAAGCAATTGGAGTTGCCACCATTGCTTCTGCAACTGGAGGAATTATCTCTACCTTTTGTTTGATGTTCATTGCTCCTCAATTAGCTCGTCTTGCTCTTAAATTTGGGCCAGAGGAATATTTCTCTCTCATGATATTTGGTCTAACTATCATTGCCAGTGTTTCTGGAAGATCTTTAGTGAAAGGATTGATTGCTGGATTTTTTGGACTTCTCATTGCTACTGTTGGTTTAGATCCGGTTACCGGTTATGCTCGTTTTTCTTTTAATATTCCAAATTTAATGAGAGGTTTTAGTACTTTACCGGTTCTTATTGGTCTATTTGCCATATCACAGATTTTTATCCAGTTGGAAGAAAAAATATTAAAAGAAAGGATTATTCATCCTGACCAGAAAATTACCAATGTATTGCCATCTTTCAGAGAGCTAAAAAGACTACTTACCGTTATTATTCCTGCTTCTTTTCTGGGAACATTTATTGGTATTATTCCAGGAACTGGTGGCACTATAGCAGCTTTTTTGGCTTATAATGAAGCCAAGAGATGGTCGAAAGATCCAGAATCATTTGGAAAAGGGAATATTATGGGTGTTGCAGCACCGGAGGCAGCAAATAATGGTACTACTGGTGGTGCTATGGTCCCGCTTTTATCTCTTGGCATTCCTGGAGATGCAGTGACTGCAGTTATGCTCGGTGCCCTAATCCTTATTGGTATCAGACCAGGACCGTTACTATTTAGAGAGCACCCTGAAATTGTTAATCCTATTTTTGCCGGCATGTTTTTAGCCAATGTCTTAATCTTGATTCTGGGAATATTAAGCATAAGATTATTTCCGAAAATTCTAAAAACTCCCGATTCCATACTTTTCCCTGTTATATTTGCTCTATGCTTTCTGGGAGCATTCTCCTTAAACAACAGCATTTATGATATGTTAATTGCTTTGATATTTGGGATTATTGGATATATCATGAGGAAGAATGGCTTCCCGGTGGCACCTGTTGTTTTAGGGGTAATATTAGGCCCCATTGTGGAAGATGAGCTGGGCAGAGCTTTAATCATTTCTCATGGCAATTGGAAGGTACTCTTTCAATCACCTATTGCTATTTTTTTCTACATAATTTCCATCCTTTCCCTGCTATATTCTCTAAAACGACAATTGCCTGTACGTCAAAAAATCAATTGA
- a CDS encoding tripartite tricarboxylate transporter TctB family protein, which produces MGKKEIILSMIFIIVSIIVFALTFQFPHQTVALAPTAFPRFISASLILLSIILLIQGIKGITKGASGQSGQKEEKLKKYKGFIFKLILMMFLAFLYTRIIGKIGYLASTPPFIAGNMLLFKERRVTWIIALSLTITFLLYFIFRMVFKIPIPRFTLF; this is translated from the coding sequence ATGGGGAAAAAAGAAATTATACTGAGTATGATATTTATAATTGTTTCCATTATAGTTTTTGCCTTAACTTTCCAATTTCCTCATCAAACTGTTGCTCTGGCACCAACTGCATTTCCTCGCTTTATCAGCGCAAGCTTGATACTGCTTTCCATAATCCTTTTAATACAGGGGATCAAGGGAATTACCAAAGGTGCTTCTGGGCAGTCTGGGCAGAAAGAAGAAAAATTAAAAAAGTATAAAGGTTTTATTTTCAAACTTATACTAATGATGTTTTTAGCTTTTTTATATACCCGGATTATTGGTAAAATTGGTTATTTAGCATCAACTCCCCCATTTATAGCAGGCAATATGCTCCTTTTTAAGGAGAGAAGGGTTACTTGGATTATAGCGTTATCATTGACTATTACCTTTTTATTGTATTTTATATTTAGAATGGTATTTAAAATACCAATTCCTCGTTTTACTCTTTTTTAA
- a CDS encoding tripartite tricarboxylate transporter substrate binding protein, which yields MKIFAKVKIVIVSIILLLLCSMFILPGVSAQEAFPSREIELMIPWSVGGATDISFRTFLSVLPKYLKVPVVIVNIPGGGAVPGYAEAMTKKPDGYYIVAWATPSITKTHMSVTPYDYKTFVPIINLTNAPCWILVPGNSPYQNLTDLLDAAKKQPGNVTMGNAGAGGGTHMIGLAFEKTAGVSFNHVPFQGGGPALVGAMGGHVDSVIVSPPEGVAQLESGDLRCVAVFSEERLEGFPDVLTAKEQGVNFTLGQWRGLAAPSGTDSDRIKIIHDAFKATMEDPDFMVLAKNAGVLLDYKGTEEFTKWVEEQDQFYKDLIITNKLGDKYK from the coding sequence ATGAAAATATTTGCTAAGGTTAAAATTGTGATAGTATCTATAATTTTGCTTTTACTCTGTTCTATGTTTATTTTACCTGGGGTTTCTGCTCAAGAAGCATTCCCATCCCGGGAAATAGAACTTATGATTCCCTGGTCTGTAGGAGGAGCAACTGATATATCTTTCCGAACCTTTTTATCTGTTTTACCCAAGTATTTAAAAGTGCCAGTAGTTATTGTCAATATACCTGGTGGAGGTGCAGTTCCTGGATATGCTGAGGCAATGACTAAAAAACCAGATGGATATTATATTGTTGCCTGGGCTACCCCTTCCATAACCAAAACCCATATGAGTGTTACCCCTTATGATTATAAAACCTTTGTTCCCATTATTAATTTAACTAATGCACCTTGCTGGATTTTAGTGCCAGGGAATTCGCCTTATCAGAATTTAACTGACTTACTTGATGCTGCCAAGAAGCAGCCAGGCAATGTTACCATGGGTAATGCTGGTGCAGGTGGCGGTACTCACATGATTGGCTTGGCTTTTGAAAAAACTGCTGGAGTTAGTTTTAACCATGTTCCCTTCCAGGGAGGAGGACCTGCTCTGGTTGGTGCTATGGGTGGACATGTTGATTCAGTAATTGTTTCTCCACCGGAGGGCGTAGCACAGCTGGAGTCAGGAGATTTAAGATGTGTAGCCGTTTTTTCAGAGGAAAGACTGGAAGGATTTCCTGATGTTCTTACTGCTAAAGAACAAGGGGTTAATTTTACTTTAGGACAATGGAGAGGCTTAGCTGCTCCTAGCGGTACTGATTCAGATAGAATCAAAATCATTCATGATGCCTTTAAAGCCACCATGGAAGATCCGGATTTCATGGTACTGGCAAAAAATGCTGGAGTATTACTTGACTATAAAGGGACAGAAGAGTTTACTAAATGGGTAGAAGAACAGGATCAATTCTATAAGGATTTAATAATAACCAATAAACTAGGAGATAAGTATAAATAA
- a CDS encoding M24 family metallopeptidase has translation MFNLDEVNEKKKRIRVLMDSLNLNALLLKRQCNFSWITCGGTNQVSIATDTGAAYILITSGEEYVICNNIEAPRIEKEEKLLEQEYKIRSFKWYEDREEQIINEIVKGGEIGCDISFPGTKNVSQSLNSLRYSLTPWEVERYQEVGYLTSKVIEETALTIKPGDKECEIIGRLAERLWANRLDYITTFCAADERIANFRHPLATEKKVNQRVMLCVNARKWGLIISLTRFVQFGKIPEEIKKKYQDNVYIDCVMMSNTIPGRPVLEAFKKGLEAYQEMGYPEEYQLHHQGGAIGYTGRDYRVNFQTNEIIQENQGFAWNPSITGSKSEDTMLATSDGPVLLSKPVIFPTLKIKGGEHTFIRPDILIK, from the coding sequence ATGTTTAATCTGGATGAAGTAAACGAGAAGAAAAAAAGAATAAGAGTTTTAATGGACTCATTAAACCTTAATGCTCTTCTATTGAAGAGGCAATGTAACTTTTCCTGGATTACCTGTGGTGGCACAAATCAGGTAAGTATTGCTACTGATACGGGTGCTGCCTATATCCTGATTACTTCTGGCGAAGAATATGTTATTTGTAATAACATCGAGGCGCCTCGTATTGAAAAAGAAGAGAAACTCTTAGAACAGGAATATAAAATTAGGTCATTTAAATGGTATGAAGATAGGGAAGAGCAAATAATTAATGAGATAGTTAAAGGCGGGGAGATTGGTTGTGACATTTCTTTCCCTGGAACTAAAAATGTATCTCAATCTTTAAATTCCCTCCGCTACTCTCTTACTCCCTGGGAAGTGGAAAGATATCAGGAAGTTGGCTATCTTACTTCTAAAGTTATTGAAGAAACTGCCTTGACTATAAAACCGGGTGATAAGGAATGTGAGATTATCGGTAGATTAGCCGAAAGGTTATGGGCTAATCGTTTAGATTATATTACTACTTTTTGTGCTGCAGATGAGAGGATTGCTAATTTCAGACATCCTCTGGCAACAGAAAAAAAAGTTAATCAGAGAGTTATGCTCTGTGTTAATGCTAGAAAATGGGGATTAATTATCTCCCTCACCAGATTTGTTCAATTTGGAAAAATCCCTGAGGAGATAAAAAAGAAATATCAGGATAATGTCTATATAGATTGTGTAATGATGTCCAATACTATACCTGGAAGGCCGGTGCTGGAAGCTTTTAAAAAGGGTCTAGAAGCATATCAGGAAATGGGATACCCGGAAGAATATCAACTTCATCATCAAGGAGGAGCTATCGGTTATACGGGTAGAGATTATAGAGTAAACTTTCAAACCAATGAAATTATCCAGGAAAACCAGGGATTTGCTTGGAATCCTTCTATTACCGGTAGTAAAAGCGAGGATACCATGTTGGCTACTTCAGATGGCCCAGTACTTTTATCCAAACCGGTAATTTTCCCAACACTAAAAATTAAAGGAGGTGAGCATACTTTTATAAGACCCGATATTTTGATAAAATAA
- a CDS encoding TRAP transporter substrate-binding protein → MLKKVFSVILILFLVLAMFTQIVGAKTTIHLASPFAAGHILVEAGEKFKELLEKESGGEIEVLVQAELGSEEEVNDWCSEGKVEMQTTGGRPIEVSAPQYFFFNAPYVMRDFEHFLKVWESPLGMEARDVVAENGNMIYLGIVYRGLRQTTSNKPIYTPEDVHMLKLRLPTVKTWIAVWEEIGAAPVPIPLPDLYNSLKDGTADASEGDLPQISSFKLDEVQSYLTITNHLVQTGGILINKSFFEGLSNDQQELILKNIKQAVNWANDKIKKGETDILVDLQKKGMQVVIPDAVAFREKGKPAVEELFRTEWPVTTWEEILAY, encoded by the coding sequence ATGTTAAAAAAAGTTTTTTCTGTAATATTAATTCTTTTTCTAGTCCTTGCAATGTTTACCCAGATAGTGGGAGCTAAGACTACTATTCATCTTGCCAGTCCCTTTGCAGCAGGTCATATTTTAGTAGAAGCAGGAGAAAAATTTAAAGAGCTGTTAGAGAAAGAAAGCGGAGGAGAAATTGAAGTACTTGTTCAAGCTGAATTAGGTTCTGAAGAAGAAGTCAATGATTGGTGTAGTGAAGGGAAAGTAGAAATGCAGACTACTGGAGGAAGACCAATTGAGGTTTCTGCTCCCCAATATTTCTTTTTCAATGCACCTTATGTCATGAGAGACTTTGAACATTTCCTGAAAGTTTGGGAATCTCCTTTAGGAATGGAAGCTAGGGATGTAGTTGCAGAAAATGGCAATATGATATATCTGGGAATAGTTTATCGAGGATTACGTCAAACAACTTCAAACAAACCAATTTATACACCGGAAGATGTCCACATGTTAAAACTTAGATTGCCAACAGTAAAGACCTGGATTGCAGTATGGGAAGAAATCGGTGCAGCTCCTGTTCCCATTCCCTTGCCCGATCTCTATAATTCATTAAAAGACGGAACAGCGGATGCATCCGAAGGCGATTTACCACAGATTTCTTCTTTCAAATTAGATGAAGTGCAAAGTTATCTCACTATAACAAACCATCTGGTTCAAACCGGAGGAATCCTTATTAATAAGAGTTTTTTTGAAGGATTATCCAATGACCAGCAGGAGCTAATTTTAAAGAATATAAAACAAGCTGTTAATTGGGCTAATGATAAAATTAAGAAAGGTGAGACAGATATTCTCGTTGATCTTCAGAAGAAGGGGATGCAAGTGGTAATTCCTGATGCTGTTGCCTTCCGGGAAAAAGGGAAACCGGCTGTTGAAGAACTGTTCAGGACCGAATGGCCAGTAACGACTTGGGAAGAAATATTGGCTTATTGA
- a CDS encoding Gfo/Idh/MocA family oxidoreductase, whose protein sequence is MSKAIRIGIVGCGFAADFHYNSYQRVTGLEVKVVGITSLTRERREKFACKCGINTFNSLEEILPEVDVIDICTPVYTHEEISMKSLEAGKHIIVEKPFTGYFGPPGDKNFKGNKFPKEEMLKEAIASTKRIITTALKYQRKICYAENWIYAPAVQKEAEIISKSRGQILWALGGQSHSGSLSPAYGIWRLSGGGSIVGKSCHPLSALLYLKQVEGIASNNRAIRPKTVSARTHEITRNPSFINKGFLRTDYEDIEDYGYLHVVFDDGMIADIFASELVMGGVHNWLEIFANNHRIRCNLSPTDALELYNPDEKQLGDVYIMEKIGTKQGWSNPAPDENFMFGYPQEIQDFMESIAGEREPKAGMLLASDVISVLYSAYVSAEKKGMEVEIPLIAPKEMI, encoded by the coding sequence ATGAGTAAGGCTATTCGTATCGGAATAGTTGGTTGTGGTTTTGCTGCTGATTTTCATTATAATTCCTATCAACGAGTTACTGGTTTGGAGGTTAAAGTGGTGGGGATTACATCGCTTACCAGAGAACGTCGAGAAAAGTTTGCCTGTAAATGTGGTATTAATACCTTTAATTCTCTGGAAGAAATACTTCCCGAGGTGGATGTCATTGATATATGCACTCCAGTATATACTCATGAAGAAATATCTATGAAATCTTTAGAGGCAGGTAAGCATATAATTGTGGAAAAACCCTTTACAGGATATTTTGGACCACCTGGAGACAAGAATTTTAAAGGTAATAAATTTCCAAAAGAAGAAATGCTAAAAGAGGCTATAGCCAGCACCAAAAGAATAATAACTACAGCCTTAAAGTATCAGAGAAAAATCTGTTATGCCGAAAATTGGATTTATGCACCGGCTGTGCAGAAAGAGGCAGAAATTATTTCCAAGTCCCGGGGGCAGATATTATGGGCTCTGGGAGGACAATCACATTCCGGAAGCCTTTCTCCGGCTTATGGAATCTGGCGACTCTCTGGGGGTGGTTCTATTGTTGGTAAAAGCTGTCATCCTTTATCTGCACTGCTTTATCTCAAACAGGTAGAAGGGATTGCCAGTAATAACAGAGCAATTCGTCCTAAGACAGTGAGTGCCCGCACTCATGAGATAACCAGAAATCCCAGTTTTATAAACAAAGGTTTTTTAAGAACTGATTATGAGGATATAGAAGATTATGGTTATCTCCACGTGGTATTCGATGATGGTATGATTGCCGATATTTTTGCCTCAGAATTGGTAATGGGTGGTGTACATAACTGGTTAGAAATTTTTGCTAATAACCATAGGATTCGTTGTAATTTGAGCCCTACTGATGCCTTAGAACTTTACAATCCAGATGAAAAGCAATTGGGAGATGTTTATATAATGGAAAAAATTGGTACCAAGCAAGGCTGGTCTAATCCAGCACCTGATGAAAACTTTATGTTTGGTTATCCTCAGGAAATACAGGACTTTATGGAATCAATTGCTGGCGAAAGAGAGCCTAAAGCGGGAATGTTATTAGCCAGTGATGTAATAAGTGTTCTTTATTCAGCTTATGTATCAGCAGAGAAAAAAGGTATGGAAGTAGAAATACCGCTAATAGCTCCTAAGGAGATGATATGA
- a CDS encoding 3-oxoacyl-ACP reductase FabG → MSLKDKIAIITGAGRGIGKAIALTLAREEANIIVNDINTEIAQNVADEIKGMGRRALAIQADISVAKEVNQMVALSMREFGRIDILVNNASIIKRGTIEELSEEDWEKVINVNLKGTFHCMKSVVGIMKKQRYGKIVNISSIVGKIGDLASALCYGASKAGIACLGKSLARELAPFNINVNVVAPHAIETEMSREWPEEKRKSIIAGIPLGRMGEPEDVAEAVAFLVSDKAKFITGEVLDVNGGSLMD, encoded by the coding sequence ATGAGCTTAAAGGATAAAATAGCAATTATTACCGGTGCTGGTAGAGGTATTGGTAAAGCGATTGCCCTTACTCTTGCTCGGGAAGAAGCAAATATCATTGTTAATGATATTAATACAGAAATTGCCCAGAATGTTGCTGACGAAATAAAAGGTATGGGTAGAAGAGCCCTTGCCATTCAAGCAGATATTTCCGTAGCAAAAGAAGTAAACCAGATGGTGGCATTGAGCATGAGAGAATTCGGTAGAATTGATATTTTGGTAAATAATGCTTCAATTATTAAAAGGGGAACTATTGAGGAGCTTAGTGAAGAGGATTGGGAAAAGGTAATTAATGTGAATCTTAAAGGTACTTTCCATTGTATGAAGTCGGTTGTGGGAATTATGAAAAAGCAGAGATATGGGAAAATAGTTAATATTTCTTCTATAGTAGGCAAAATAGGAGATCTGGCTTCTGCTCTCTGTTATGGTGCATCTAAGGCAGGTATAGCTTGCTTGGGCAAATCCTTAGCTAGAGAATTGGCTCCCTTTAATATTAATGTTAATGTGGTTGCTCCTCATGCTATTGAGACAGAGATGAGCAGGGAATGGCCTGAAGAAAAAAGAAAAAGTATCATCGCTGGAATACCACTTGGAAGAATGGGGGAACCGGAGGATGTGGCAGAAGCAGTTGCTTTTTTGGTATCAGATAAAGCTAAATTTATCACTGGTGAAGTTCTGGATGTCAATGGTGGAAGTTTAATGGATTGA
- a CDS encoding C-terminal binding protein: protein MSNKKFKIVITDCDHPSVDIEKKVLSAINSEPLLESCRTEDDVIKVASDADAVINQYAPFTRRVIQSLQKCKIITRYGVGVDNIDLKAATEHNIIVANVPDYCVDEVSTHAFSLILSCARAITRLDRKVREKKWDFTLAKPLFRTQGQTIGLFGLGRIARMVVEKVAGFEFKVIAYDPYVSKTNSDVELVTFDRLFSDSDFLSIHAPLTEETKHIIGEKELKMMKNTAYLINTSRGPLVDEKALYIALRERWIAGAALDVMENEPPDWENPLLSLENTIITPHISFYSEESYVELKTKTAEAVLSVLTGNRPRSVVNPQVLSS, encoded by the coding sequence ATGTCTAATAAAAAGTTTAAGATTGTTATTACTGATTGTGATCATCCTTCTGTAGATATTGAAAAAAAAGTCTTAAGTGCAATTAATTCCGAACCCCTTTTAGAATCATGCCGTACAGAGGATGATGTAATAAAAGTTGCATCTGATGCTGATGCTGTGATCAATCAATATGCTCCCTTTACCAGGAGGGTAATACAGTCACTTCAAAAGTGCAAAATAATTACTCGTTATGGAGTTGGGGTAGACAATATCGATCTAAAAGCAGCAACTGAACATAATATTATTGTGGCAAATGTCCCTGATTATTGTGTTGATGAGGTTTCAACCCATGCCTTTTCTCTAATTCTCTCCTGCGCCAGGGCTATAACGAGGTTAGATAGAAAAGTAAGAGAAAAAAAATGGGATTTTACTTTAGCTAAACCACTCTTTAGAACACAGGGTCAGACCATAGGACTCTTTGGTTTGGGTAGGATTGCCAGGATGGTGGTAGAAAAGGTTGCAGGTTTTGAATTTAAAGTAATTGCTTATGATCCTTACGTCTCCAAAACAAATAGTGATGTAGAATTGGTTACTTTTGACCGCTTATTCTCTGATTCAGATTTTCTTTCTATCCATGCTCCTTTAACTGAGGAAACAAAGCATATTATTGGAGAAAAAGAACTGAAAATGATGAAGAATACAGCCTATTTGATTAATACTTCTCGTGGACCTCTGGTTGATGAAAAGGCCTTATATATAGCCCTAAGAGAAAGATGGATTGCCGGTGCAGCTCTGGATGTTATGGAAAATGAACCACCTGATTGGGAGAATCCCTTACTATCTCTGGAAAATACAATTATAACTCCTCATATCTCTTTTTACTCAGAAGAGTCCTATGTTGAGCTTAAAACAAAAACTGCTGAGGCTGTTCTTTCTGTACTTACCGGAAATAGACCAAGATCAGTAGTGAATCCACAAGTTTTAAGTAGTTAA